Proteins from a genomic interval of Patescibacteria group bacterium:
- a CDS encoding nucleotide exchange factor GrpE — protein MNDEQLTIEEALKKIDELTQSADALKKQNEEYLDGWKRAKADYINFKNEQEKRSKELAQFASYALVMQLLPISEHFRKAFGYVTEELRPSEWVKGIEQIYRQLKEVLKGMGIEEMEGSVGKAFDPSLHQAVGNERRDDFDDGVVTQETDGGYTFHGRVVIPSKVIVNKRIEPEAKIQEAKEVQEAETQGE, from the coding sequence ATGAACGATGAACAGCTTACGATCGAAGAAGCTCTCAAAAAAATAGATGAGCTTACACAATCAGCAGATGCGCTCAAAAAGCAAAATGAAGAATATCTTGATGGCTGGAAGCGCGCAAAAGCAGATTATATTAATTTTAAAAATGAGCAGGAAAAACGTTCGAAAGAATTGGCACAGTTTGCATCATACGCACTTGTGATGCAGCTCCTGCCTATCTCTGAGCATTTCCGAAAGGCATTCGGGTATGTAACAGAAGAACTCCGTCCGTCTGAATGGGTGAAAGGTATTGAACAGATTTACCGTCAACTCAAAGAGGTGCTCAAGGGTATGGGTATTGAAGAGATGGAGGGCTCAGTGGGCAAGGCATTTGATCCATCGCTCCATCAGGCAGTTGGCAATGAACGAAGGGATGATTTCGACGATGGGGTTGTCACTCAAGAAACAGATGGCGGGTATACATTTCATGGCAGGGTCGTTATACCATCAAAAGTGATTGTTAATAAGAGAATAGAGCCGGAAGCGAAGATTCAGGAAGCAAAAGAAGTTCAAGAAGCAGAAACGCAGGGAGAATAG
- the dnaK gene encoding molecular chaperone DnaK has translation MAKILGIDLGTTNSCMAIIEAGMPKVLENREGNRTTPSVVAMGKSSERLVGLLAKRQAVTNPENTIYSVKRLIGRRYSDDKVRKDVGLLPYKIVKSGEGVKVLMGGKEYSAEEVSAMILQKLKSDAEERIGEKITEAVITVPAYFDDSQRQATKDAGRIAGLDVKRIINEPTAAALAYGFNKRKDEKIVVYDLGGGTFDVSVLEVGDDTVEVKATNGDTHLGGDDFDQQIIKWLIAEFKKDQGIDLSKDQLALQRLKEAAEKAKIELSTAVETEVNQPFITSDAAGPKHLVIKMTRAKLEELVDDLIQGTLVPCRNALSDAGLSASDINEIVLVGGMTRMPLVQQAVEKFFGKKPNVTVNPDEVVAVGAAVQAGVLQGEVRDVLLLDVTPLSLGLETLGGVMTRLIERNATIPISKSQIFSTAADNQTSVEVHVLQGEREMAGDNKSLGRFILDGIPPAHRGVPQVEVSFDIDANGILNVSAKDKATNKEQKITITASTSLSKDEVEKMRADAELHAEEDSKKRELIDVKNMADSTVYQSEKTLKEHEAKIPAEVKTEIEAKISALKAVKDGDDSAAIKTALDELNQVISKIGASLYQDQPAQEGSSGQEPGQTQSDQGPIDADFEKKN, from the coding sequence ATGGCAAAGATATTAGGAATAGATCTTGGAACAACAAACTCATGCATGGCAATTATTGAAGCGGGCATGCCAAAGGTGTTGGAAAATCGCGAAGGCAACCGCACAACTCCTTCGGTTGTTGCTATGGGGAAAAGCAGCGAGCGTTTAGTCGGCCTTCTTGCAAAGCGCCAGGCAGTGACAAACCCCGAAAATACCATTTATTCAGTGAAGCGCCTTATTGGGCGCCGCTACAGTGATGACAAAGTACGGAAAGATGTCGGCTTGCTTCCTTATAAAATTGTGAAAAGCGGAGAAGGCGTAAAAGTTCTCATGGGAGGCAAGGAATACAGCGCCGAGGAAGTTTCAGCAATGATTCTTCAAAAACTAAAAAGCGATGCGGAAGAGCGGATTGGCGAAAAAATCACCGAAGCAGTCATTACTGTTCCTGCATATTTTGATGATTCGCAGCGCCAAGCGACAAAGGATGCGGGTAGGATTGCAGGTCTCGATGTAAAGCGCATTATCAACGAGCCGACAGCTGCAGCGCTTGCCTATGGGTTTAACAAACGTAAAGACGAAAAAATCGTTGTCTACGATCTTGGCGGCGGTACGTTTGATGTTTCCGTATTGGAAGTGGGGGATGATACGGTAGAGGTGAAGGCTACAAATGGCGACACACACCTCGGGGGTGATGATTTTGATCAACAGATTATCAAATGGCTGATTGCTGAATTTAAAAAAGATCAGGGTATTGATTTATCCAAAGATCAATTGGCGTTACAGCGCTTGAAAGAAGCTGCGGAAAAAGCAAAAATTGAGCTTTCAACAGCAGTAGAGACTGAAGTAAATCAGCCATTTATTACTTCGGATGCCGCAGGTCCCAAGCACCTTGTTATCAAGATGACACGCGCAAAACTCGAGGAACTTGTGGACGATTTAATACAAGGTACGCTCGTGCCATGCCGTAATGCATTGAGTGATGCAGGTTTGTCGGCATCGGATATCAATGAAATTGTCCTTGTGGGCGGTATGACACGCATGCCACTTGTCCAACAAGCAGTGGAAAAGTTTTTTGGCAAAAAACCAAACGTAACCGTTAATCCCGATGAAGTAGTTGCTGTTGGCGCCGCAGTTCAGGCCGGTGTTCTTCAGGGAGAAGTCCGAGACGTGCTTTTGCTCGACGTTACTCCGCTTTCACTTGGCCTCGAAACGCTTGGCGGCGTGATGACACGTCTTATTGAGCGCAATGCGACAATTCCAATTTCAAAGAGCCAGATTTTCTCAACAGCAGCTGATAATCAGACATCAGTTGAAGTGCATGTACTCCAAGGAGAACGTGAAATGGCGGGAGATAACAAATCATTAGGCCGCTTTATACTGGATGGCATTCCTCCGGCACACCGTGGCGTTCCACAAGTCGAAGTGTCCTTTGATATTGATGCAAATGGCATCCTTAATGTATCTGCAAAAGATAAGGCGACGAATAAAGAGCAGAAAATCACAATCACCGCCTCAACATCGCTTTCTAAAGATGAGGTGGAAAAAATGCGCGCTGATGCAGAGCTTCATGCGGAAGAAGATAGCAAAAAGCGCGAACTGATTGACGTTAAAAACATGGCAGATAGTACCGTCTATCAAAGCGAAAAGACACTCAAAGAACATGAAGCAAAGATCCCTGCAGAAGTAAAAACAGAAATCGAAGCGAAGATCTCTGCTCTCAAAGCAGTGAAAGACGGCGATGACAGTGCAGCAATCAAAACTGCGCTCGATGAGCTAAACCAAGTGATATCAAAGATTGGCGCATCACTCTATCAAGATCAGCCGGCACAGGAAGGCAGCTCAGGACAGGAACCGGGACAAACACAGAGCGATCAGGGACCTATTGATGCTGACTTCGAGAAGAAGAACTAG
- the dnaJ gene encoding molecular chaperone DnaJ — MSKNYYDMLGIEKNASDDEIKKAFRRLAHQYHPDKQGGNEAKFKEINEAYQVLSDATKRQQYDQYGRVFEGGAQGQGQGGFSWEDAMRQGGFGGGGVHVDMGDIGDLFGDVFGFGSHRKSAQQSRGSDLRLSISIDFTESIKGAKKDITLSKTAQCKRCKGSRAEEKSSIKQCGVCKGSGTVSQMKHTIFGTMQTAAGCTSCHGTGKSIENLCSECSGTGVRKAQETITLSIPAGIDDGNTIRLKGMGEVPPYGGEAGDLYVNVRVKQDRRFSREGNDILMQLTVHFSQAVLGDRVTIETLDGPTGLIIEPGIQTGTLIKLKNLGVPYLNKSGRGNLVVRFTVEVPNKLSKKQRELFEQLKKEGL, encoded by the coding sequence ATGAGTAAAAATTATTACGACATGCTTGGTATTGAAAAGAATGCTTCTGACGATGAAATAAAAAAGGCATTCAGGCGTTTGGCGCACCAGTACCACCCAGATAAACAGGGGGGTAACGAAGCAAAGTTCAAGGAAATCAACGAAGCATACCAAGTGCTTTCTGATGCAACCAAGCGCCAGCAGTATGACCAATACGGCCGCGTATTTGAAGGAGGCGCACAGGGGCAGGGACAGGGAGGGTTTTCCTGGGAAGATGCGATGCGTCAGGGTGGTTTTGGCGGCGGCGGCGTTCATGTGGATATGGGAGATATAGGCGATCTGTTCGGCGATGTTTTTGGATTTGGTTCCCATCGCAAGTCTGCCCAGCAAAGCCGTGGCAGCGATCTGCGCTTGAGTATAAGCATCGATTTTACTGAAAGCATAAAGGGAGCAAAAAAAGATATTACATTATCAAAAACCGCTCAGTGTAAGCGGTGCAAGGGTAGTCGAGCTGAAGAAAAATCTTCAATCAAACAGTGCGGTGTTTGCAAGGGGAGCGGTACTGTTTCTCAGATGAAGCATACGATTTTTGGAACTATGCAAACGGCCGCGGGCTGTACATCATGCCATGGAACAGGAAAAAGCATTGAAAATCTCTGTAGCGAATGCAGCGGTACAGGAGTACGGAAAGCCCAGGAAACAATCACACTCTCTATTCCGGCCGGCATAGATGATGGGAATACAATTCGTCTCAAGGGTATGGGGGAAGTGCCTCCTTATGGCGGTGAAGCCGGAGACCTCTATGTAAATGTCAGGGTAAAACAAGATAGGAGATTTAGTCGAGAGGGAAACGACATATTGATGCAATTGACAGTGCACTTTTCTCAAGCAGTGCTTGGCGATAGAGTAACTATTGAAACGCTCGATGGTCCGACGGGTCTTATTATAGAACCTGGCATACAAACAGGTACGCTCATAAAGCTAAAAAATCTCGGCGTTCCCTATTTGAACAAATCAGGCAGAGGCAATTTGGTTGTTAGGTTCACCGTTGAAGTTCCAAATAAATTGTCAAAAAAACAGCGCGAATTATTTGAACAGCTTAAAAAAGAAGGATTGTAG
- a CDS encoding type IV secretion system DNA-binding domain-containing protein, whose amino-acid sequence MEGGILGSIQITLATNPTYALVFWLLVLGVVGYVVMLIVRHVLRRMHLVSHAMEKKVFQIRVPKEGAKKEEEEKSSKKDYKELIAVMEAFYSALGHVRSRNRFKAYFLGREDHISLEMVAMDGLIRFYAVVPRFLIQFFQQQLHAQYPSATITDVEDFNIFRPKGVVFCAPMLISKDTVFPFKTYKKMDSDPLNGITNALAKVEKNQTAVIQLLVRTAPHGWGERGHRLARRMQQGRGLQELHSNVWKKIAHTIISEIGAMFSSRSSSQQQMSQQTPAHMYKHSPLEQELIKGIDEKCGKVGFEVNMRIVTSADQAHIAKMHLYNIVHAFGQYSGQESGISFAKQRIFSKRRLLKSVIYRSFIGRKKQKYILSSEELASIYHLPLSTTETPNIEWLKARTAPPPHNVPKEGILLGESVFRGKRIPIHMLRDDRRRHMYIIGTTGTGKSTIMVNMMIQDIKNGEGCCLIDPHGEAVEAILRNIPPERADDVILFDPGDTDRPMGLNMLEVHGEAEKDFATGEMIAIFYKLVSDPSMIGPMFEHYMRNAMLTLMSDINNPNTIVEIPRILTDKEFQKFQLKHVTDPIIRAFWEKELPQTSGQTKGEMLPYLVSKIGAFIENTMMRNIIGQPRSSFDFSDIMNNQKIFLANLSKGKIGEMNMKLLGMILVTKLQMAAFERVHIPQDQRKDFFLYMDEFQNFITDSIATILSEARKYKLNLIMAHQYVAQLSPKQGDTKVRDAVFGNVGTLAVYRIGVDDSEMIAKQLAPTFNEFDVMNIEAYTAYVKLMVKNEQARPFSMKVPRDPSGDQRIAEAIKQLSRYKFGRDKAIVEAEIFEKSKLGGDDESDDDWDI is encoded by the coding sequence ATGGAAGGAGGCATTCTTGGAAGTATTCAAATAACACTTGCAACCAACCCAACCTATGCGCTGGTTTTTTGGTTGCTTGTGCTGGGGGTTGTAGGCTATGTTGTCATGCTAATAGTTCGCCATGTACTTCGTCGCATGCACCTGGTTTCGCATGCAATGGAAAAAAAAGTATTTCAGATACGCGTACCGAAAGAAGGTGCAAAGAAGGAGGAAGAAGAAAAATCCTCAAAAAAAGATTATAAAGAACTCATAGCCGTCATGGAAGCGTTTTATTCTGCGCTTGGGCATGTGCGTTCGCGCAATCGGTTTAAGGCATATTTTTTGGGGCGCGAAGACCACATTTCACTCGAAATGGTTGCAATGGATGGGCTCATAAGGTTTTATGCCGTGGTGCCGCGGTTTCTTATCCAATTTTTTCAACAGCAGCTCCACGCCCAGTATCCATCGGCAACAATAACCGATGTTGAAGATTTTAATATTTTTCGGCCTAAAGGAGTTGTATTTTGCGCCCCAATGCTCATAAGTAAGGACACTGTTTTCCCCTTTAAAACCTATAAAAAAATGGATTCAGACCCATTGAATGGCATTACGAACGCTCTTGCGAAGGTAGAGAAGAATCAAACAGCAGTAATCCAGCTTCTGGTGCGAACAGCTCCGCATGGCTGGGGGGAGCGAGGGCATCGGCTCGCTCGACGTATGCAGCAGGGAAGGGGCTTGCAGGAACTTCACTCAAACGTCTGGAAAAAAATAGCGCATACAATCATTTCAGAAATCGGAGCGATGTTTTCTTCGCGTTCCAGTAGTCAGCAGCAAATGAGCCAACAGACTCCTGCTCATATGTATAAGCATTCGCCGCTGGAACAAGAGCTTATCAAGGGTATAGATGAAAAATGCGGTAAGGTTGGTTTTGAAGTGAATATGCGCATAGTAACAAGTGCAGACCAGGCGCATATTGCCAAAATGCATTTGTATAACATCGTCCATGCATTCGGACAATATTCAGGGCAAGAATCAGGCATATCTTTTGCAAAACAGAGAATTTTTTCTAAGCGCCGCCTTCTCAAAAGCGTTATTTATCGTTCCTTTATTGGGCGCAAAAAACAGAAGTACATATTAAGTTCCGAAGAACTTGCGAGCATCTACCACCTACCTCTTTCCACAACAGAAACGCCAAATATCGAATGGCTCAAAGCACGCACCGCTCCGCCGCCGCATAATGTGCCGAAAGAAGGCATTCTTCTCGGCGAGAGTGTCTTTCGCGGGAAGCGCATTCCCATTCATATGCTTCGCGATGATCGCAGGCGGCATATGTATATTATCGGTACAACCGGTACCGGTAAGTCTACGATCATGGTAAATATGATGATCCAAGATATTAAGAATGGCGAGGGGTGCTGTCTTATTGATCCTCACGGTGAAGCAGTTGAAGCTATTTTGCGTAATATACCGCCTGAACGCGCCGATGATGTCATTTTGTTTGATCCGGGAGATACCGATCGACCAATGGGGTTGAATATGCTTGAAGTGCACGGCGAAGCAGAAAAAGATTTTGCAACCGGAGAAATGATCGCCATTTTCTATAAACTGGTAAGCGATCCATCCATGATCGGTCCGATGTTTGAGCACTATATGCGCAATGCCATGCTTACGCTCATGTCGGATATCAACAATCCAAACACCATTGTAGAAATTCCCCGCATTCTCACTGATAAAGAATTCCAAAAATTCCAACTCAAACATGTTACCGATCCTATTATCAGAGCGTTTTGGGAAAAGGAGTTGCCGCAAACATCGGGACAGACCAAGGGAGAGATGTTGCCATACTTGGTATCAAAGATCGGTGCATTTATCGAAAACACCATGATGAGAAATATTATCGGTCAACCGCGCTCAAGTTTTGATTTTAGCGACATCATGAATAATCAGAAGATTTTTTTGGCGAACTTATCAAAGGGTAAAATCGGCGAGATGAATATGAAGTTGTTGGGTATGATATTGGTGACAAAACTGCAAATGGCTGCATTCGAGCGCGTTCATATTCCCCAAGACCAACGAAAAGATTTCTTTCTCTATATGGATGAGTTTCAGAACTTTATTACGGACAGTATTGCAACCATCTTGTCTGAAGCTCGAAAATACAAACTCAATCTTATTATGGCACATCAATACGTTGCGCAACTTTCACCAAAACAAGGAGACACCAAGGTGCGGGATGCCGTATTTGGAAATGTCGGTACTCTTGCTGTGTATCGCATAGGCGTGGATGATTCAGAAATGATTGCCAAACAACTTGCCCCGACATTCAATGAATTTGATGTCATGAATATTGAAGCCTACACTGCGTATGTCAAACTCATGGTGAAGAACGAGCAAGCCCGCCCCTTTAGCATGAAAGTACCCAGAGATCCGTCTGGAGACCAGAGAATTGCTGAAGCAATCAAACAACTTTCGCGCTATAAATTCGGCCGCGATAAAGCAATTGTGGAAGCGGAAATTTTTGAGAAAAGCAAACTTGGCGGCGACGATGAAAGTGATGACGACTGGGATATCTAG
- the dnaX gene encoding DNA polymerase III subunit gamma/tau has translation MSSLYRKYRPLVFADVVGQEHIKQTLVNELVQGSTVHAYLFCGPRAVGKTTTARIFARALNCTKRKANNAEPCNTCDACKAILDSSTLDIMEIDAASNTGVDNVRDTIIAAARVGNSLLTKKVFIIDEVHMLSLSAFNALLKLIEEPPSHVVFIFATTELHKVPATILSRCQRFDFKKISPDDSLARLQVLCTQEERTCELAVLEQVVTLADGFQRDAEVLLGQVLSLPGKTITLKDAALIFPLSNTELVKVFCKSMLIASARDGLDAIKKAQEKGCDAIVFLNEAIDYLRDCMLRSYGEDLSDHVAKGQLQEMDTVIGGMQASDISARIGYLLDAHKEIRFCPRPFLPIEMALVRASM, from the coding sequence ATGTCATCACTTTATCGAAAATATCGTCCACTCGTATTTGCAGATGTTGTAGGGCAAGAACATATCAAACAAACACTTGTCAATGAACTTGTGCAGGGTTCAACCGTGCATGCATATCTTTTTTGCGGCCCACGTGCTGTCGGCAAGACGACAACCGCGCGCATTTTTGCTCGGGCATTAAATTGTACAAAGCGAAAAGCAAACAATGCAGAGCCATGCAATACGTGCGATGCATGCAAAGCAATTCTTGATAGTTCAACTCTTGATATCATGGAAATAGATGCCGCATCGAATACCGGCGTCGATAATGTCCGTGACACAATTATCGCTGCTGCGCGCGTAGGCAATTCACTCCTTACAAAAAAAGTATTCATTATCGATGAAGTGCACATGCTTTCGCTATCCGCCTTTAATGCATTATTGAAACTCATCGAAGAGCCGCCAAGCCATGTTGTTTTTATTTTTGCCACAACCGAACTGCATAAAGTTCCGGCTACCATTCTTTCACGCTGTCAGCGCTTTGATTTTAAAAAGATTTCACCTGATGACAGTCTTGCTCGATTGCAAGTCCTCTGCACTCAGGAGGAGCGTACATGCGAGCTGGCAGTATTGGAACAGGTTGTCACCCTTGCAGATGGCTTTCAGCGTGATGCCGAAGTATTGTTGGGGCAGGTGCTTTCCTTGCCCGGCAAAACCATTACTCTCAAGGATGCAGCGCTTATTTTTCCACTTTCAAATACAGAACTCGTGAAGGTTTTTTGCAAAAGCATGCTAATAGCATCTGCCAGAGACGGCCTTGATGCAATTAAGAAAGCACAGGAGAAAGGATGTGATGCAATTGTTTTTTTAAACGAAGCAATCGATTATTTGCGAGATTGCATGCTTCGTTCGTATGGAGAAGATCTTTCTGATCATGTGGCAAAGGGACAACTTCAGGAAATGGATACTGTAATAGGCGGTATGCAGGCTTCAGATATCTCAGCACGTATCGGATACCTGCTCGATGCGCATAAAGAAATACGTTTTTGCCCGCGTCCCTTTTTGCCTATCGAAATGGCGTTAGTCCGCGCATCAATGTAA